A genomic stretch from Clavelina lepadiformis chromosome 5, kaClaLepa1.1, whole genome shotgun sequence includes:
- the LOC143459075 gene encoding protein patched homolog 1-like isoform X1, with translation MASNPKKSALRSCVDSTIGKDKNCNVGTSTAKREIRKSVSNKTAAKTFNGNKHLPTLTPHLNVQSDELTNDVSCNDDALSGKRCKLTENIRVVSLESEQNIPDATTSAVEKTTGWIKATQFDQNSRSNFGKRFHELPSAAAKHLEENPVENCGVASICTSDEARCNILSSKESRSSRKLSCNQSRKKSEQSFARRRAERNKVRKTLPGQLSGSSSSEEESLDSENASNFPLHIRMPVTASENTSSAELNAATSNDIESNQSAGQADDNRLQDPWVKPITVTDAAKARVHFVTQEASEGLPHNPVASVNANNIHSQEDNAETREEGGIRPAPVARNNSFEVAQINSDENKARSTSNQQSSTESEFRKNIRNDLDLLSRPSWCDARFALSRVEQGRAKGNIYALKFRAFLQQNLHKFGCFIQRKAATVLFIGVLILGACAVGLKLAHMETNVDELWVETGGQLEEELAYTKFAMSSGSEGTSTSSSSLGSTLQMLIQTGADVATKDSLLFHYEAAKAATEVSVAVFNQTWQFSDLCYKLSIPTSSEDGGIDFSVILDRLLPCFIITPLDCFWEGAKLLGPRPALYISSKLSVTWANLRPLELLDKFLELPSDSIQAKLTTYKDVMLQAGVTTGYTERWCLDPHDPECPTTAPNHDSKATPDVKSILSQGCSGFATNLMQWPIDLIVGDIKRDSSSTITNARGLETLFRLMSAQNMYQFHKNTVKTGNIIDWSEERALQVLSEWQREYVKKIYSVRPPERLNSTSNEPDTLYAFTAATADDILLEFSNISFARVIGGYLLMMGYACLSLMRMRASRSQGAVGVLGVLLVALSVAAGLGISSVIGISFNAASTQVLPFLLLGLGVDDMFLMAHHFGEISVLSYIPFEERTGECLKRVGVSVFLTSVAILSGFLFSLIIPMPALRAFGLQAAIVTVFNLVSVLIIFPAILSLDLKRRKNNKLDILCCFDSSSANEVIDLTENARQSHTCSHTHGGHRYPHVGPAPGVHNPGPLPGNNSPPYQEGSETTITMHHTIQAYSNRSYVTVRGPTTETSVRPPFNSGYNENHGTLYNEHPRTPPPEYTASTTKREDEVVTKPTSARPKVAFVNEAISGTSTPGRSTPASSGVPGRISRRGHGSNPPTNLTTPMESVRSSTHSLVPHKRRKSGLCCFGAKKRSGALYACLATLPSMTVSQLGERYYAPFLMKNPVRVIVIILFCGLLGVSIYGCTVVEDGLDFGDVLPRGTREHAAIVAQTTYFSFYNMYIVTKKFNYHSNQEHLYRLHHSVGNISYVVRETDGSLNRFWLEYFRDWLQVLQDAFDEDWTKGFVNETTWTAEASDNAILAFKLLRQTGEPLRPTDISRIGCKINGRPCERVDRIRLVSDDGIIPEDAFYNYLSAWVGNDPLSYEASQAVIIPQPESWLHEPKSANMYIPRSPDIIYAQMPYYLNGMRENQDFVNVITWVRGVCESVAAQTDIDSYPSGYPFTYWQQYIDLRFWLFISLGCVIVAVFIVLSVILFNPWASAIMAIFLAMISAELLGFMGATNVKLSAVPAVILVAAIGLGVEFTVHITFAYLTCCGTKEDRVKHSIGHMLGPVVDGAISTLLGIVMLAGAEFDFIITYFFQVLAVLIALGVLNGLVLLPVVLSLIGPPPEVVPVGGGARLKTPTPPPSPPAEEVACNCHSHAIGSYNSNCNNNRSHVCHCHRRPTHYCSRNHYSSRDDLHMRRRCGHSCYGRGPANNAYRRPHFHNFPPHYQGEGFVPFSAFPSSNFENGGHTPDQNTAWQQHPFEVPPSNTGEGSRVYVYPHAEYVVYSRGDATPNEQMHDLQHCENPLNNGQFQPARPTNDITSRAASTSQGESITKSNGGDGKQNIPTLTATSSLTVKVHSSGRQPVVAFVEPSTSSTSSSRVFPNVHQPNYAAWGALGEGETLAVPQQRRRFDISALNDQRPGTITTRNDQPGAVQD, from the exons ATGGCATCGAATCCAAAGAAATCCGCTTTAAGGTCGTGCGTTGACTCGACGATTGGCAAGGACAAAAACTGCAATGTGGGCACCTCGACTGCAAAACGTGAAATAAGAAAAAGCGTGAGCAACAAAACTGCAGCCAAAACTTTTAACGGCAACAAGCATCTCCCTACCCTCACGCCACATCTAAATGTCCAATCAGATGAATTAACTAATGACGTATCATGTAATGACGATGCACTTTCCGGAAAACGTTGTAAACTCACAGAAAATATTAGGGTCGTGTCACTAGAAAGCGAACAAAATATACCAGACGCCACTACTTCAGCAGTGGAAAAAACTACAGGCTGGATAAAGGCGACACAGTTTGACCAAAATTCTAGATCTAATTTTGGTAAACGTTTTCACGAATTACCTAGCGCTGCTGCCAAGCACCTCGAAGAAAATCCAGTTGAAAATTGTGGAGTGGCGAGCATATGCACTTCTGACGAAGCACGTTGTAATATCTTGTCTTCAAAGGAGAGCCGGTCATCTCGTAAGCTTAGTTGCAATCAATCGAGGAAGAAAAGTGAGCAGTCGTTTGCTCGGCGGCGAGCGGAACGCAACAAGGTCCGCAAGACACTACCAGGCCAACTGAGTGGGTCAAGCTCTTCTGAGGAAGAGTCGTTAGACAGTGAAAACGCTTCAAATTTTCCGCTACATATTAGAATGCCCGTGACGGCGAGCGAAAACACGTCTTCCGCTGAACTAAACGCGGCAACATCCAATGATATCGAATCGAATCAATCTGCAGGACAGGCTGATGATAACCGCCTCCAAGACCCATGGGTGAAGCCTATAACGGTCACGGACGCCGCAAAAGCTCGAGTCCATTTTGTCACCCAGGAAGCATCAGAAGGATTACCGCATAATCCTGTCGCGAGTGTAAACGCAAACAACATCCACAGCCAGGAAGATAATGCTGAAACTCGGGAAGAGGGAGGAATAAGACCTGCTCCTGTAGCCCGCAATAACAGCTTTGAAGTTGCCCAAATAAACAGTGACGAAAACAAAGCCCGTTCTACCTCTAACCAGCAATCTTCAACCGAATCAGAATTCCGGAAAAATATCAGAAACGATTTAGACTTACTCTCCAGGCCAAGTTGGTGTGATGCCAGATTCGCTCTTTCGCGTGTCGAACAG GGCAGGGCGAAAGGAAATATTTATGCTCTCAAGTTCCGGGCATTTCTCCAACAGAATTTGCACAAATTCGGATGTTTTATCCAGCGGAAAGCGGCAACAGTGCTCTTCATCGGAGTCCTGATCCTGGGAGCTTGCGCGGTGGGCTTAAAGCTGGCGCACATGGAAACAAATGTCGATGAGTTGTGGGTCGAAA CTGGTGGGCAGCTGGAAGAGGAACTGGCTTACACCAAATTCGCAATGTCTAGTGGTTCAGAAGGTACTAGCACGAGCAGCAGTAGCCTGGGTTCGACTTTACAGATGTTGATTCAAACTGGAGCAGACGTTGCAACAAAAGACTCCCTGTTGTTTCATTACGAAGCCGCAAAAGCGGCAACCGAAGTTTCGGTAGCGGTTTTTAACCA AACATGGCAATTTAGTGATCTCTGCTACAAGCTGTCAATTCCGACATCTAGTGAAGATGGTGGCATCGATTTTTCTGtg ATTTTAGACAGACTGTTACCATGCTTTATTATCACACCATTGGACTGCTTTTGGGAAGGAGCGAAATTGCTAGGACCAAGGCCCGCACTTTACATCAGTTCCAAATTGTCGGTAACTTGGGCAAACTTACGCCCTCTTGAATTGCTCGACAAGTTTCTTGAACTACCTTCGGATTCGATTCAAGCGAAATTAACAACTTACAAAGATGTTATGCTTCAG GCTGGAGTTACTACCGGATACACGGAAAGATGGTGTCTTGATCCGCACGATCCGGAATGCCCCACCACAGCTCCAAACCATGACTCAAAAGCA ACACCTGACGTCAAGAGCATTTTAAGCCAAGGTTGCTCTGGCTTTGCTACGAATCTCATGCAATGGCCCATTGATCTAATCGTCGGAGATATAAAACGAGATAGCTCTTCAACGATAACCAA CGCTCGAGGTTTAGAAACGCTGTTTCGATTAATGAGTGCCCAAAATATGTACCAGTTTCATAAGAACACTGTTAAAACGGGCAACATCATCGACTGGAGCGAAGAACGCGCACTACAAGTTTTGTCGGAATGGCAGAGAGAGTATGTCAAG AAAATCTACTCCGTCAGACCACCAGAACGACTAAATTCAACATCTAACGAACCGGACACATTGTACGCATTCACCGCTGCGACTGCAGACGATATACTCCTTGAGTTTTCCAACATTAGTTTTGCGAGAGTTATTGGAGGTTACTTACTCATG ATGGGTTATGCTTGTCTGTCATTGATGAGAATGCGTGCATCTCGCTCGCAAGGTGCTGTTGGGGTTTTAGGAGTGCTTCTTGTAGCATTATCTGTCGCTGCAGGATTAGGCATATCTTCGGTGATCGGAATAAGTTTCAATGCCGCCTCCACTcag GTATTGCCGTTTCTTCTACTTGGTCTTGGGGTTGATGATATGTTCCTTATGGCTCATCACTTCGGAGAAATTTCGGTTTTGAGCTATATTCCCTTTGAG GAACGAACGGGAGAGTGCCTTAAAAGAGTTGGAGTCAGCGTTTTTCTCACTTCGGTAGCGATTCTGTCCGGGTTCCTTTTTTCACTTATAATTCCCATGCCAGCACTGCGAGCCTTCGGACTGCAG GCTGCAATCGTTACCGTCTTTAACTTGGTGTCGGTTCTGATCATTTTTCCGGCAATCCTTAGCCTTGACCTTAAAAGAAGAAAGAACAACAAGCTTGACATCCTTTGCTGTTTTGATAG CTCGAGCGCAAACGAAGTCATTGATTTGACAGAAAACGCCAGGCAAAGTCATACGTGCTCTCACACTCACGGTGGTCACCGCTATCCGCATGTTGGACCGGCACCAGGTGTACATAACCCCGGCCCTCTGCCCGGAAATAATTCACCTCCCTATCAAGAAGGATCGGAAACCACCATCACAATGCATCACACTATTCAG GCTTATTCCAACCGATCTTACGTTACCGTACGTGGGCCAACAACCGAAACATCTGTTCGTCCACCCTTCAACTCAGGTTACAACGAAAATCACGGCACTCTATACAACGAGCACCCCAGAACGCCTCCGCCTGAATATACGGCCAGTACAACGAAACGAGAAGACGAGGTGGTTACGAAACCAACATCCGCACGACCCAAAGTTGCTTTCGTAAATGAAGCCATAAGCGGAACTTCGACTCCG GGCCGATCTACCCCTGCATCATCTGGTGTGCCCGGACGAATAAGCAGAAGAGGCCATGGCAGCAACCCTCCAACGAATCTCACTACTCCCATGGAAAGTGTTCGCAGTTCTACCCACAGCCTTGTACCACACAAAAGGCGTAAAAGCGGGCTGTGTTGTTTTGGAGCAAAAAAGAGATCGGGAGCACTGTACGCTTGTCTGGCTACACTGCCCTCAATGACTGTCAGCCAGTTGGGAGAACGATACTACGCCCCGTTTTTGATGAAGAATCCTGTCAGA gTCATTGTCATTATACTCTTTTGTGGTCTGCTTGGTGTCTCCATATACGGCTGTACAGTGGTGGAAGATGGTTTGGATTTCGGTGATGTACTGCCGCGTGGGACTCGTGAGCATGCAGCGATTGTTGCTCAAACTACatatttctcattttacaATATGTATATCGTCACAAAAA AGTTTAATTACCATTCCAACCAAGAACACTTATATCGTCTTCACCATAGCGTAGGAAATATTAGTTACGTGGTGCGTGAAACCGATGGCTCGCTAAACAGATTTTGGCTAGAATACTTCCGCGATTGGCTTCAAG TTTTACAAGATGCTTTCGATGAAGACTGGACTAAAGGTTTTGTAAACGAAACCACGTGGACTGCCGAAGCATCCGATAACGCGATCTTGGCCTTCAAACTGTTACGTCAAACAGGAGAGCCATTAAGACCAACTGACATAAGCAGAATCGGTTGCAAAATTAATGGCAGACCATGCGAAAGG GTTGACCGAATTCGACTTGTGTCGGATGACGGAATAATTCCAGAGGACGCATTTTACAATTATTTATCCGCTTGGGTAGGAAACGATCCACTCTCCTACGAGGCATCCCAGGCGGTGATCATTCCGCAACCTGAATCTTGGCTCCACGAACCGAAAAGCGCCAATATGTATATACCTCGCTCACCAGACATAATTTACGCGCAGATGCCTTATTATTTGAATG GAATGCGAGAAAATCAGGATTTTGTCAACGTGATTACTTGGGTACGAGGCGTATGCGAGTCGGTAGCTGCACAAACGGACATTGATTCCTACCCCAGTGGCTATCCGTTCACCTATTGGCAGCAGTACATCGATCTCCGTTTCTGGCTCTTTATTTCCCTCGGTTGCGTTATTGTGGCAGTTTTCATTGTGCTTTCCGTGATCCTTTTTAACCCATGGGCATCAGCTATCATG GCCATTTTTCTTGCCATGATTTCCGCCGAGCTTCTAGGATTTATGGGGGCAACAAATGTAAAACTAAGCGCGGTTCCAGCGGTCATACTGGTGGCAGCTATTGGATTAGGTGTGGAATTCACGGTCCATATTACTTTCGCATACTTGACTTGCTGCGGAACCAA AGAAGACCGGGTGAAGCACAGCATCGGGCATATGCTAGGTCCGGTTGTAGATGGCGCCATTTCAACTTTGCTTGGAATTGTTATGCTCGCAGGAGCGGAATTCGATTTTATTATTAC gTACTTCTTTCAAGTCCTGGCCGTATTGATTGCGCTCGGCGTGCTGAACGGTCTTGTTTTGCTTCCAGTAGTTTTATCGTTAATTGGTCCACCACCCGAAGTTGTCCCGGTAGGTGGCGGTGCACGGCTTAAAACACCAACACCGCCGCCGTCACCACCTGCTGAAGAAGTTGCCTGCAATTGCCATTCGCATGCAATTGGAAGCTACAACTCTAATTGCAACAATAACCGGAGTCATGTATGCCACTGTCATAG GAGGCCGACACATTACTGTTCACGCAATCATTATTCATCTCGGGACGATCTGCACATGCGTCGCCGATGTGGTCATTCCTGTTATGGTCGCGGCCCGGCGAACAACGCTTATCGTCGACCCCACTTTCACAATTTTCCTCCCCATTATCAAGGCGAAGGTTTTGTTCCCTTCTCTGCCTTCCCTAGTTCAAATTTCGAGAATGGTGGACATACACCTGATCAAAACACGGCCTGGCAGCAACATCCGTTTGAAGTACCGCCTTCAAATACAGGAGAAGGGAGCCGCGTTTACGTGTACCCACACGCCGAATATGTTGTCTATTCAAGGGGCGACGCCACGCCTAATGAACAAATGCATGATCTTCAACACTGTGAG AATCCTTTAAACAACGGGCAATTTCAGCCTGCTCGCCCCACCAATGATATCACAAGCCGGGCTGCTTCTACGTCTCAAGGAGAGAGTATCACGAAATCGAACGGAGGTGATGGAAAACAGAATATCCCCACGCTTACAGCAACCTCTTCTCTTACTGTCAAGGTTCATTCGTCCGGACGACAG CCAGTTGTAGCTTTCGTTGAACCTTCCACATCATCTACGTCATCGTCACGAGTGTTCCCCAACGTCCATCAACCTAATTATGCCGCTTGGGGTGCCCTAGGAGAGGGTGAAACTCTAGCAGTGCCACAGCAAAGGCGGAGATTCGATATTTCAGCGTTGAACGACCAAAGACCGGGCACGATCACAACTAGGAATGATCAACCTGGAGCAGTTCAAGATTGA
- the LOC143459075 gene encoding protein patched homolog 1-like isoform X2: MMYDLNQINTSFGREGRAKGNIYALKFRAFLQQNLHKFGCFIQRKAATVLFIGVLILGACAVGLKLAHMETNVDELWVETGGQLEEELAYTKFAMSSGSEGTSTSSSSLGSTLQMLIQTGADVATKDSLLFHYEAAKAATEVSVAVFNQTWQFSDLCYKLSIPTSSEDGGIDFSVILDRLLPCFIITPLDCFWEGAKLLGPRPALYISSKLSVTWANLRPLELLDKFLELPSDSIQAKLTTYKDVMLQAGVTTGYTERWCLDPHDPECPTTAPNHDSKATPDVKSILSQGCSGFATNLMQWPIDLIVGDIKRDSSSTITNARGLETLFRLMSAQNMYQFHKNTVKTGNIIDWSEERALQVLSEWQREYVKKIYSVRPPERLNSTSNEPDTLYAFTAATADDILLEFSNISFARVIGGYLLMMGYACLSLMRMRASRSQGAVGVLGVLLVALSVAAGLGISSVIGISFNAASTQVLPFLLLGLGVDDMFLMAHHFGEISVLSYIPFEERTGECLKRVGVSVFLTSVAILSGFLFSLIIPMPALRAFGLQAAIVTVFNLVSVLIIFPAILSLDLKRRKNNKLDILCCFDSSSANEVIDLTENARQSHTCSHTHGGHRYPHVGPAPGVHNPGPLPGNNSPPYQEGSETTITMHHTIQAYSNRSYVTVRGPTTETSVRPPFNSGYNENHGTLYNEHPRTPPPEYTASTTKREDEVVTKPTSARPKVAFVNEAISGTSTPGRSTPASSGVPGRISRRGHGSNPPTNLTTPMESVRSSTHSLVPHKRRKSGLCCFGAKKRSGALYACLATLPSMTVSQLGERYYAPFLMKNPVRVIVIILFCGLLGVSIYGCTVVEDGLDFGDVLPRGTREHAAIVAQTTYFSFYNMYIVTKKFNYHSNQEHLYRLHHSVGNISYVVRETDGSLNRFWLEYFRDWLQVLQDAFDEDWTKGFVNETTWTAEASDNAILAFKLLRQTGEPLRPTDISRIGCKINGRPCERVDRIRLVSDDGIIPEDAFYNYLSAWVGNDPLSYEASQAVIIPQPESWLHEPKSANMYIPRSPDIIYAQMPYYLNGMRENQDFVNVITWVRGVCESVAAQTDIDSYPSGYPFTYWQQYIDLRFWLFISLGCVIVAVFIVLSVILFNPWASAIMAIFLAMISAELLGFMGATNVKLSAVPAVILVAAIGLGVEFTVHITFAYLTCCGTKEDRVKHSIGHMLGPVVDGAISTLLGIVMLAGAEFDFIITYFFQVLAVLIALGVLNGLVLLPVVLSLIGPPPEVVPVGGGARLKTPTPPPSPPAEEVACNCHSHAIGSYNSNCNNNRSHVCHCHRRPTHYCSRNHYSSRDDLHMRRRCGHSCYGRGPANNAYRRPHFHNFPPHYQGEGFVPFSAFPSSNFENGGHTPDQNTAWQQHPFEVPPSNTGEGSRVYVYPHAEYVVYSRGDATPNEQMHDLQHCENPLNNGQFQPARPTNDITSRAASTSQGESITKSNGGDGKQNIPTLTATSSLTVKVHSSGRQPVVAFVEPSTSSTSSSRVFPNVHQPNYAAWGALGEGETLAVPQQRRRFDISALNDQRPGTITTRNDQPGAVQD, encoded by the exons GGCAGGGCGAAAGGAAATATTTATGCTCTCAAGTTCCGGGCATTTCTCCAACAGAATTTGCACAAATTCGGATGTTTTATCCAGCGGAAAGCGGCAACAGTGCTCTTCATCGGAGTCCTGATCCTGGGAGCTTGCGCGGTGGGCTTAAAGCTGGCGCACATGGAAACAAATGTCGATGAGTTGTGGGTCGAAA CTGGTGGGCAGCTGGAAGAGGAACTGGCTTACACCAAATTCGCAATGTCTAGTGGTTCAGAAGGTACTAGCACGAGCAGCAGTAGCCTGGGTTCGACTTTACAGATGTTGATTCAAACTGGAGCAGACGTTGCAACAAAAGACTCCCTGTTGTTTCATTACGAAGCCGCAAAAGCGGCAACCGAAGTTTCGGTAGCGGTTTTTAACCA AACATGGCAATTTAGTGATCTCTGCTACAAGCTGTCAATTCCGACATCTAGTGAAGATGGTGGCATCGATTTTTCTGtg ATTTTAGACAGACTGTTACCATGCTTTATTATCACACCATTGGACTGCTTTTGGGAAGGAGCGAAATTGCTAGGACCAAGGCCCGCACTTTACATCAGTTCCAAATTGTCGGTAACTTGGGCAAACTTACGCCCTCTTGAATTGCTCGACAAGTTTCTTGAACTACCTTCGGATTCGATTCAAGCGAAATTAACAACTTACAAAGATGTTATGCTTCAG GCTGGAGTTACTACCGGATACACGGAAAGATGGTGTCTTGATCCGCACGATCCGGAATGCCCCACCACAGCTCCAAACCATGACTCAAAAGCA ACACCTGACGTCAAGAGCATTTTAAGCCAAGGTTGCTCTGGCTTTGCTACGAATCTCATGCAATGGCCCATTGATCTAATCGTCGGAGATATAAAACGAGATAGCTCTTCAACGATAACCAA CGCTCGAGGTTTAGAAACGCTGTTTCGATTAATGAGTGCCCAAAATATGTACCAGTTTCATAAGAACACTGTTAAAACGGGCAACATCATCGACTGGAGCGAAGAACGCGCACTACAAGTTTTGTCGGAATGGCAGAGAGAGTATGTCAAG AAAATCTACTCCGTCAGACCACCAGAACGACTAAATTCAACATCTAACGAACCGGACACATTGTACGCATTCACCGCTGCGACTGCAGACGATATACTCCTTGAGTTTTCCAACATTAGTTTTGCGAGAGTTATTGGAGGTTACTTACTCATG ATGGGTTATGCTTGTCTGTCATTGATGAGAATGCGTGCATCTCGCTCGCAAGGTGCTGTTGGGGTTTTAGGAGTGCTTCTTGTAGCATTATCTGTCGCTGCAGGATTAGGCATATCTTCGGTGATCGGAATAAGTTTCAATGCCGCCTCCACTcag GTATTGCCGTTTCTTCTACTTGGTCTTGGGGTTGATGATATGTTCCTTATGGCTCATCACTTCGGAGAAATTTCGGTTTTGAGCTATATTCCCTTTGAG GAACGAACGGGAGAGTGCCTTAAAAGAGTTGGAGTCAGCGTTTTTCTCACTTCGGTAGCGATTCTGTCCGGGTTCCTTTTTTCACTTATAATTCCCATGCCAGCACTGCGAGCCTTCGGACTGCAG GCTGCAATCGTTACCGTCTTTAACTTGGTGTCGGTTCTGATCATTTTTCCGGCAATCCTTAGCCTTGACCTTAAAAGAAGAAAGAACAACAAGCTTGACATCCTTTGCTGTTTTGATAG CTCGAGCGCAAACGAAGTCATTGATTTGACAGAAAACGCCAGGCAAAGTCATACGTGCTCTCACACTCACGGTGGTCACCGCTATCCGCATGTTGGACCGGCACCAGGTGTACATAACCCCGGCCCTCTGCCCGGAAATAATTCACCTCCCTATCAAGAAGGATCGGAAACCACCATCACAATGCATCACACTATTCAG GCTTATTCCAACCGATCTTACGTTACCGTACGTGGGCCAACAACCGAAACATCTGTTCGTCCACCCTTCAACTCAGGTTACAACGAAAATCACGGCACTCTATACAACGAGCACCCCAGAACGCCTCCGCCTGAATATACGGCCAGTACAACGAAACGAGAAGACGAGGTGGTTACGAAACCAACATCCGCACGACCCAAAGTTGCTTTCGTAAATGAAGCCATAAGCGGAACTTCGACTCCG GGCCGATCTACCCCTGCATCATCTGGTGTGCCCGGACGAATAAGCAGAAGAGGCCATGGCAGCAACCCTCCAACGAATCTCACTACTCCCATGGAAAGTGTTCGCAGTTCTACCCACAGCCTTGTACCACACAAAAGGCGTAAAAGCGGGCTGTGTTGTTTTGGAGCAAAAAAGAGATCGGGAGCACTGTACGCTTGTCTGGCTACACTGCCCTCAATGACTGTCAGCCAGTTGGGAGAACGATACTACGCCCCGTTTTTGATGAAGAATCCTGTCAGA gTCATTGTCATTATACTCTTTTGTGGTCTGCTTGGTGTCTCCATATACGGCTGTACAGTGGTGGAAGATGGTTTGGATTTCGGTGATGTACTGCCGCGTGGGACTCGTGAGCATGCAGCGATTGTTGCTCAAACTACatatttctcattttacaATATGTATATCGTCACAAAAA AGTTTAATTACCATTCCAACCAAGAACACTTATATCGTCTTCACCATAGCGTAGGAAATATTAGTTACGTGGTGCGTGAAACCGATGGCTCGCTAAACAGATTTTGGCTAGAATACTTCCGCGATTGGCTTCAAG TTTTACAAGATGCTTTCGATGAAGACTGGACTAAAGGTTTTGTAAACGAAACCACGTGGACTGCCGAAGCATCCGATAACGCGATCTTGGCCTTCAAACTGTTACGTCAAACAGGAGAGCCATTAAGACCAACTGACATAAGCAGAATCGGTTGCAAAATTAATGGCAGACCATGCGAAAGG GTTGACCGAATTCGACTTGTGTCGGATGACGGAATAATTCCAGAGGACGCATTTTACAATTATTTATCCGCTTGGGTAGGAAACGATCCACTCTCCTACGAGGCATCCCAGGCGGTGATCATTCCGCAACCTGAATCTTGGCTCCACGAACCGAAAAGCGCCAATATGTATATACCTCGCTCACCAGACATAATTTACGCGCAGATGCCTTATTATTTGAATG GAATGCGAGAAAATCAGGATTTTGTCAACGTGATTACTTGGGTACGAGGCGTATGCGAGTCGGTAGCTGCACAAACGGACATTGATTCCTACCCCAGTGGCTATCCGTTCACCTATTGGCAGCAGTACATCGATCTCCGTTTCTGGCTCTTTATTTCCCTCGGTTGCGTTATTGTGGCAGTTTTCATTGTGCTTTCCGTGATCCTTTTTAACCCATGGGCATCAGCTATCATG GCCATTTTTCTTGCCATGATTTCCGCCGAGCTTCTAGGATTTATGGGGGCAACAAATGTAAAACTAAGCGCGGTTCCAGCGGTCATACTGGTGGCAGCTATTGGATTAGGTGTGGAATTCACGGTCCATATTACTTTCGCATACTTGACTTGCTGCGGAACCAA AGAAGACCGGGTGAAGCACAGCATCGGGCATATGCTAGGTCCGGTTGTAGATGGCGCCATTTCAACTTTGCTTGGAATTGTTATGCTCGCAGGAGCGGAATTCGATTTTATTATTAC gTACTTCTTTCAAGTCCTGGCCGTATTGATTGCGCTCGGCGTGCTGAACGGTCTTGTTTTGCTTCCAGTAGTTTTATCGTTAATTGGTCCACCACCCGAAGTTGTCCCGGTAGGTGGCGGTGCACGGCTTAAAACACCAACACCGCCGCCGTCACCACCTGCTGAAGAAGTTGCCTGCAATTGCCATTCGCATGCAATTGGAAGCTACAACTCTAATTGCAACAATAACCGGAGTCATGTATGCCACTGTCATAG GAGGCCGACACATTACTGTTCACGCAATCATTATTCATCTCGGGACGATCTGCACATGCGTCGCCGATGTGGTCATTCCTGTTATGGTCGCGGCCCGGCGAACAACGCTTATCGTCGACCCCACTTTCACAATTTTCCTCCCCATTATCAAGGCGAAGGTTTTGTTCCCTTCTCTGCCTTCCCTAGTTCAAATTTCGAGAATGGTGGACATACACCTGATCAAAACACGGCCTGGCAGCAACATCCGTTTGAAGTACCGCCTTCAAATACAGGAGAAGGGAGCCGCGTTTACGTGTACCCACACGCCGAATATGTTGTCTATTCAAGGGGCGACGCCACGCCTAATGAACAAATGCATGATCTTCAACACTGTGAG AATCCTTTAAACAACGGGCAATTTCAGCCTGCTCGCCCCACCAATGATATCACAAGCCGGGCTGCTTCTACGTCTCAAGGAGAGAGTATCACGAAATCGAACGGAGGTGATGGAAAACAGAATATCCCCACGCTTACAGCAACCTCTTCTCTTACTGTCAAGGTTCATTCGTCCGGACGACAG CCAGTTGTAGCTTTCGTTGAACCTTCCACATCATCTACGTCATCGTCACGAGTGTTCCCCAACGTCCATCAACCTAATTATGCCGCTTGGGGTGCCCTAGGAGAGGGTGAAACTCTAGCAGTGCCACAGCAAAGGCGGAGATTCGATATTTCAGCGTTGAACGACCAAAGACCGGGCACGATCACAACTAGGAATGATCAACCTGGAGCAGTTCAAGATTGA